A single region of the Oceanivirga salmonicida genome encodes:
- the rpsT gene encoding 30S ribosomal protein S20, whose product MAHTKSSKKRVVLGERNRLRNQATKSRVKTFVKKVIGAVESNNVDEAKTALSAVYKELDKAVTKGVLKQNTASRTKSRLSLKVKALG is encoded by the coding sequence ATGGCACATACTAAATCATCTAAAAAAAGAGTTGTTTTAGGAGAAAGAAACAGATTAAGAAATCAAGCAACTAAAAGTAGAGTAAAAACTTTCGTTAAAAAAGTTATTGGAGCTGTTGAAAGTAATAATGTCGACGAAGCTAAGACAGCACTATCTGCAGTATATAAAGAATTAGATAAAGCAGTAACTAAAGGAGTTTTAAAACAAAATACAGCATCAAGAACTAAGTCAAGACTTTCTTTAAAAGTAAAAGCTTTAGGATAA